The Bosea sp. AS-1 region CGGCGGATGGCTGATCCATTTCCAGCCCGCGACAGGAGAACTCACGCCGCTGATCGAAGTCAGAGGCGCTTCGTCGGAGAGCAGGTTAAACGCGCTGAAATGCGATGCTCGCGGGCGGCTATGGGCCGCCACGACGCGGAATGCCGCCGTGGAAGGATCAGGCTCGCTCTATAGGATCGATGCGGATGCCCGATGCTCGCGCATCCTGTCCGATCTTCGCAACCCGAGCAGCCTCGGCTGGAGCCCGGATTTCCAGGCGATGTATGTTTCGGATGCCGCCGAACATCATGTCAGACGCTATGAATACGCCAATTCGGACGGCTCGCTGGGCGACATGACGTCTTTCCGGTTGGCGGGGGTAGAGGCCGACTGGCTGCATGGCTGTGCCGTGGATGCCGAAGGCTGCATTTGGAGCGCGAGGGCACAGCCCGGCAAAGTCACGAGGCTTTCTCCCGAAGGGGAACTTCTTTCGGCCCTCGCATTGCCGGTATCGCAGGTCACGGCCTGCGCTTTCGGTGGCTCCGGATTGCGGACGCTCTTTGTGACGACGGCCTCGCAAAACCTGTCCCAGGAAGAACGCGATGCCCAGCCCGAGGCGGGACATTTGTTCGGCATCGATGTCCTGACGCCCGGCCGGCCCGAAACCGCGGCGGCATTCCTGCAACGTTTTCCGCCGTTCCTGAGTACGGGCGGCTGGCCCGATGCCGCGCTTCCGATCTACTGAGCCTGCCATGAGCCTTCCCGAACACCCTTTCGAGCATCGGCTCGTCACGCTGGCGTCGGACGCGCTGCATCTCGCCGTCGCGCCGGATATCGGCGGTTCGATCGTGCGCCTCAGATATGGCGCGGCGCAGGTGCTGCGCCCGATGAGCAAGGAAGCCCTCTCGGCTGGCCAGGTACGCGAGGCGGCCAGCTATCCGCTCGTGCCCTTCTCGAACCGCATCGCCCAAGCCCGGTTTTCCGTGGACGGCAAGCCCTATGTCTTGCGGCGGAATTTCGGAGACCATCCGCATGCCATCCATGGCTGCGGCTGGCAGTCGCCATGGCGCATCGTCGAGAGGGACCACGCCTCGCTCCGCCTCGCGCTCGATCATCGGCCGCTCGGCGCAGGCGATTGGCCTTTCCCCTTCGCGGCGGAGCAGCGTTTCGCACTTGCCGGGACTACACTGACGCTCGCGCTGTCGATCACCAACCGGGCCGATTGCCGTATGCCGACCGGCCTCGGATGGCACCCTTTCTTCCCAGCGGATCCGGGCACGACCTTGCGTGCCCGTGCCGGCCATGTCTGGTTGAACGGGCAGGACCATCTGCCGAGCGAGCGCGTTGCCGTCCCTGAGGCATGGGACTGCACCAACCCACGTGCCGTCTCATCGATGGAGGTCGACAACTGCTTCGCTGACTGGGACGGGCAGGCCGAGATCACCTCCCCGACCGGTGGCTGGCGGGCCCGCATGCGGGGAGGCGCAGGCCTGACCCACCTCGTCGTCTATGTCCCCAAAGGCAAGGGGTTCTTCGCGGTCGAGCCGGTGTCTCACATGAACGATGCGATCAACCGCATGGACGGCACTGTCGCGCACGGCCTGAAGATGCTCGAGCCCGACGAGACGTTCCGCGTCGAAACGACCATCACCCTGGAGCCTCTGTAAGGAAGCTCCTCGGGGGGCATTCATCGGGCGTCAGGCGGCGGCCCGCACCACTTCATCAGGGATCACGAGCCCATCCTGCTTCGCCTTGCTCCGCAGGGCGACCCGGCGCGAACCGGGCAGACGCGCGCCCTCCTGCCCCAGGATCGCCCCGGCCAGTGCAGCGATGCTCGCCCCGAAGGAAGCATGGCCGAAGGCCGCGGGGTCGAAAGCGATGATGAGCTGACCGACCCCGGGAGGAGCGCCCTCGCCATCGAAGAAGCTCGTCGCATCGGTGGACAGGTTGGCGCCGACCAGGCAGGCCGACAGAATCTCGACCATCAGCGCCAGCGCCGCTCCCTTGGCGTCGCCGAGCGGCACCATCGTTCCGGCCAGTGCCGCTTCGGCGTCGGTCGTCGCATTGCCGTCCGCATCCAGCGCCCAGCCTTCCGGGATCGCCTGCTGCTTCTGCTTCGCCGCCAGGATGTTGCCGCGAGCGACCTTGGAGACCGATAGATCGACCACCACGGGATCCGCCCCGTCCAGCGGAGCGGCGAAGGCGATCGGATTCGTGCCGTAGATGGCCTTTCGCCCGCCCCATGGCGCGATGGCGGCAGGTGCATTGGCGAACATCATGGCGACCAGCCCGTCGCGCGCCAACGCCTCGACATGATGGCCGGCGGCGCCGCAATGGTTCGAGCGACGGATCGCCGCGACCGCCATGCCCTGACGCCGCGCCAGGGCCGGCAACTCGCGGACCGCCATGTCGATCGCGGGATAGGCGTAGCCGTCGCCGGCATCGATGCTCAACACCGAAGGCGCCGTGGCCTTGGCCTGCGGCACGGCCTTGCCGTCGACCTTGCCGGTCGCCAACATCGCCAGATAGGTCGGGATGCGCGAGAAGCCGTGCCCCTTCAGCCCGTCGGCCTCGGCCGCGACCAGAGCCTTCGCGACGGAGCGGGCATTGTCGCGCGAACACCCCTTCCGCTCGAATAGCTCAGCGACCCAATCCGTCGCCTGCGGCAGGGTGAGCTTCAT contains the following coding sequences:
- a CDS encoding SMP-30/gluconolactonase/LRE family protein — protein: MSMRNRGDLSETPSAVVATPCANVFGWNPIWSPYEQALYWVDMHAPSLHRLKPRSRQHEFWPMPEPCCGVALAPTGVIVALGGWLIHFQPATGELTPLIEVRGASSESRLNALKCDARGRLWAATTRNAAVEGSGSLYRIDADARCSRILSDLRNPSSLGWSPDFQAMYVSDAAEHHVRRYEYANSDGSLGDMTSFRLAGVEADWLHGCAVDAEGCIWSARAQPGKVTRLSPEGELLSALALPVSQVTACAFGGSGLRTLFVTTASQNLSQEERDAQPEAGHLFGIDVLTPGRPETAAAFLQRFPPFLSTGGWPDAALPIY
- a CDS encoding aldose 1-epimerase translates to MSLPEHPFEHRLVTLASDALHLAVAPDIGGSIVRLRYGAAQVLRPMSKEALSAGQVREAASYPLVPFSNRIAQARFSVDGKPYVLRRNFGDHPHAIHGCGWQSPWRIVERDHASLRLALDHRPLGAGDWPFPFAAEQRFALAGTTLTLALSITNRADCRMPTGLGWHPFFPADPGTTLRARAGHVWLNGQDHLPSERVAVPEAWDCTNPRAVSSMEVDNCFADWDGQAEITSPTGGWRARMRGGAGLTHLVVYVPKGKGFFAVEPVSHMNDAINRMDGTVAHGLKMLEPDETFRVETTITLEPL
- a CDS encoding Ldh family oxidoreductase, with translation MKLTLPQATDWVAELFERKGCSRDNARSVAKALVAAEADGLKGHGFSRIPTYLAMLATGKVDGKAVPQAKATAPSVLSIDAGDGYAYPAIDMAVRELPALARRQGMAVAAIRRSNHCGAAGHHVEALARDGLVAMMFANAPAAIAPWGGRKAIYGTNPIAFAAPLDGADPVVVDLSVSKVARGNILAAKQKQQAIPEGWALDADGNATTDAEAALAGTMVPLGDAKGAALALMVEILSACLVGANLSTDATSFFDGEGAPPGVGQLIIAFDPAAFGHASFGASIAALAGAILGQEGARLPGSRRVALRSKAKQDGLVIPDEVVRAAA